ACAGCTTTCTTCCATCCATTATATTTTTTAGCTCTTTCTTCTTCACTCATATTTGGAACAAACTCGTTGTCCAATTTCCATTGAGAGCTAATTTCATCTTTAGTTTCCCAGAATCCTACTGCTAATCCTGCTAGATAAGCTGCTCCTAAAGCTGTTGTTTCAAGAGTAACTGGTCTTCTTACAGCAGTACCTAAAATGTCTGCTTGGAATTCCATTAAGAAATTATTTGCAGCTGCTCCTCCGTCAACTTTAAGACTTGCTAATTTTATTCCAGAATCCTCTTGCATAGCTTCAAGTACATCTCTTGTTTGATATGCTATTGATTCCAAAGTAGCTCTTATAATATGATTTTTATTAGCACCACGAGTAAGTCCAACTATAGCTCCTCTTGCATACATATCCCAATATGGAGCTCCTAATCCTACGAAAGCTGGTACTACATAAACTCCAGCACTATCTTTTACTTTTCTTGCAAAGTACTCAGTATCTCTAGACTCTCCTACTAATTTCAATTCATCTCTTAACCATTGAACGCTAGCTCCACCAATAAATATACTTCCCTCTAATGCATACTCAACTTTTCCATTAAGTCCAATAGCAATAGTAGTTACTAGTCCATTTTGGCTTCTTACCATTTTACTTCCAGTATTCATTAATAGGAAACATCCTGTTCCATATGTATTTTTTGAATCTCCCTCTTTGAAACAAGCTTGTCCAAATAGAGCTGCTTGTTGGTCTCCAGCTACACCTGCTATAGGAACTCTATGTCCACCTTTTCCTCCAAGGTTAGCATATCCAAATGTTCCACTACTATCTTTTACTTCTGGTAACATTGATTTAGGGATTCCTAAAATATTTAATAATTTTTCATCCCATTCTAATTTTTTAATATTATAAATCATTGTTCTTGAAGCATTTGTATAGTCAGTAGCATGTACTTTTCCATTTGTTAATTTCCAAATTAGCCAAGTATCAACTGTTCCAAATAGTAAGTCTCCTTTTTCAGCTTTTTCTCTAGCTCCTTCTACATTGTCTAAAATCCATTTAATTTTTGTTCCAGAGAAATATGCATCTATTAGAAGTCCAGTATTTTCTTTTACATACTCATCCAATCCTTCTATTTTTTTCAATTCATCACAAATTTTTGCAGTTCTTCTACACTGCCAAACTATTGCATTATATACTGGTTTTCCTGTATTTTTATCCCAAACTATTGTTGTTTCCCTTTGGTTAGTTATTCCAATACCTATTATATCATGTTGAGAAACTCCAGTTCTAGCAATTACTTCTGCTAAAACTCCACTTTGGCTTGACCAAATTTCCATAGGATCATGCTCTACCCAACCTTCTTTTGGATAGATTTGTGTAAATTCTTTTTGAGCTACTCCTACGATTTTTTGATCACTATCAAATATTATGGCTCTTGAGCTTGTAGTTCCTTGGTCTAATGCTATAATATATTTTTTATCCATTACTAAAACCTCCAGTATCTCTTTTTTTTAATGAATTATTCTGCTTATAAACAAGCTGCACAGTTAGTTGAGAATAGATTAAATATTCCTACTCCTATTAATGCACCAATAATAGGTCCTACAATTGGTACCCAAGCATATCCCCAGTTTGAATCTCCTTTTCCTTTAATTGGAAGAATTGCATGTGCTATTCTTGGTCCAAGGTCTCTTGCTGGGTTAATGGCGAATCCTGTTGCTCCTCCAGTAGCCATTCCAATTACACAAATTAACATTCCTACTAAGAATGGTTTAATTCCTGGTTCAACCATATTTTGTCCATATCCAATTGCTAATATTCCAATAACTAATATTGCTGTTCCTACAGCTTCTGTTACCACATTCCAAGGTTTGTTATCAATTGCTGGTCCTGTTGCAAAAACCCCTAATTTAGTTCCAGCATCTGGTTCTTCATCCATTAGATTTTTATAAGTTAGATATGCTAATATAGCTCCAACAATTCCTCCTAATATTTGAGCTATGATATATCCTGGTACTAATCCCCAATCTAATGTTCCTCCAAAAGCTAAAGCAATAGTTAAAGCTGGATTTAAGTGAGCTCCACTTACCCAACCTGTTAAGTAGGCTGCCATAGATACTGCTATACCCCAACCAAAGCAAGTAACCATCCAACCTCCACCTTTTCCATAACTTTTATTTAGGCTTAGAGTCATATTGATCCCATTACCTAAAAGTAAAAGAAATGCTGTTCCTAAAAACTCTGCTAAATACATTGCACCTGGTGTCATAAAAAATACCCCCTTTAGATTCAAAAAACTGCACAAAAAAAGACTCAAAAAAACTGCTGCCCCTTACAGCAATCCCTCCAAGCCTCTCCACATCACACAGCTTTTATTATGTTAATCTAATTCTACTCTTTTTTTATTGGAATGTCAATACATTTTTTACTATTTTATTTCTTAATGAACTTTTAGCGTACACTTATATTTCCCAAATATTTTTACATGTTGTAGATATTCCTACTGCTCCAGAAGTTAATGCATTTATTATATCCTCTTTTTCATCAACAAGTCCTCCTGTTATTACAGGTATTCTTATAGATGCATTTATCTTTTTTATTATTTTAGGCATAAGTCCTGGTAAAATTTCAACAGCACTAGGTTTATTTTCTTTAATATGAGAAATTGTATTTTCTAAAGAGAACGAATCTAAAACAAAAAATCTTTGAATAACTTTTATTCCATTTTTATTAGCAAAAGCAACTATATTATGCTTAGTAGTTATTATTCCATCTGGTTTTATCTCTTTCATTAAATACTCTACACCATTATTTGAGCTAGATAATCCATCTATCATATCCACATGAACATACACTATTTTTTGAGCTTCTTTTAGTTTTCTAACAATCTCTTTAATATTTAGAATATTTGCCATAATAACAAAAACTATTTCACTACTACTTTTAATAGCCTCATCTAAATAATTATCATTTTTTAAAGCTGGAATAATTGGATTTCTTTCTAATATCTCTCTTATATTTTGCATAATCTCCTCCTCAGTTTTATATATTTTATTTAATTATAACATCCTATAAAAAATAAAAAAAGAGGTCTATTATAATTTCTTAAATTGTATAGTAACCTCTTTTTTATTTTTATTAATTTTTATTTTTTACTTCTTTAGCTAATTCTGGATAGTTAGTAATAATTACATCTATCCCTTTTGAATATAAATACTCCATATCTTTTTCTTCATTTACTGTCCAAGTATTAATCTCCAAATCATACTTTTTTAACTCATCTATAACTTCTGGTATAAGATTATTATAACTTGGATGATAACATTGAACTCCATGAGAGTGTGTATATTTTCCTGCATCTATTATCCAATCTTCTGATAAAAAGCCATATTTTAATTGAGGAGCTATTTTTTTCATCCTCATAACTGAAAAATGATTAAAACTAGAAATAATAACTCTATCTTCTAATTTATATTCCTTTATCATTTCCCAAACTTTTTCTTCTATTCCTAAGTATTGATTTACCCCTGTTTTTAATTCAATATTTGTTATTAATTTTAAATCTTTCACTAATTCAAAGTACTCTTTAAGTGTAGGAATTTTATTAAAACCACAATCTTTAAATTTATATGAAGCATCAAATTTCTCTAGTTCTTCATAAGTATAATCTGCAACATATCCTTGTCCAGTAGTTGTTCTATCTATAGTTTCATCATGGATGATGACAACTTCTCCATCTTTTGTAAGTTGAACATCTAATTCAATTCCATCTACTCCACATTCAATGGCTTTTTTGAAAGCTAACATCGTATTTTCTGGATAGTTTCCACTATATCCTCTATGGGCAAAAATTTTACTCATACTCTCCCTCCTACTTTTGTAAAAATTTAAGAATGATAAAAATTAGAAAGAACAAAAATCATTCTTAAAATATTTTAATTTATTCTAATTTATAAAGTTAAATTATTTTCTGTAGCTATATCAAAAAGATGGCACTTATTCATATCAAAATAAAATTTTTCTTTTTCATTAAAATTTGCTCCAGTAGATTTTTCTACAGGAATTCTACTTGTATATTGTACATCTCCTATCATAAAATATATAAACTCTTCATTTCCCATTTGTTCTACAAGATTTATTTTTCCTTCAATAAAGTTCTTATTTACTCCTTCTGGGGCAGTTAATTTATTTCCAATATTCTCTGGTCTAATTCCCAACCAAAACTCTTCTCCTACTCTCTCCTTTACTTTTTCAGCTTTTCCTTTTGGAAGTTTTAATAATTCTCCATTTGATAATTTAACATACAACTTTTCATTTTCAGAAACTAAAGTAACCTTTACTAAATTCATTGCTGGAGAACCTATAAATCCTGCAACAAACTTATTAGCTGGCTTATTATATAGATTAAGCGGTGTATCTACTTGCATAATTTTTCCAAAATTCAATACACAAATTCTATCTCCCATTGTCATTGCTTCTACTTGATCATGAGTTACATATATCATTGTAGCTGTTTGCCCTTCAGCTTTTAATTGCTTATGTAGTTGAGTAATTTTAACTCTCATAGATACTCTTAATTTTGCATCTAAATTAGATAATGGTTCATCAAATAGAAATACATCAGGTTTTCTAACAATAGCTCTTCCTACTGCTACTCTTTGTCTTTGACCTCCAGACATTTCCTTTGGTTTTCTATTCAAAAGTTGTGTAATTTCCAATTTTTCAGCTGCTTCTTTTACTCTTTTATCTATTTCTTCTTTAGGTACTTTTGCCATCTTTAATCCAAAAGCCATATTCTCATAAACTGTCATATGAGGATATAAAGCATAGTTTTGAAAAACCATCGCTATTCCTCTATCTTTAGGAGGTAAATCATTTACAAGTTTATCCCCTATCCAAATCTCTCCACCAGTAATCTCTTCAAGTCCTGCTATCATTCTAAGA
Above is a genomic segment from uncultured Fusobacterium sp. containing:
- a CDS encoding glycerophosphodiester phosphodiesterase, which produces MSKIFAHRGYSGNYPENTMLAFKKAIECGVDGIELDVQLTKDGEVVIIHDETIDRTTTGQGYVADYTYEELEKFDASYKFKDCGFNKIPTLKEYFELVKDLKLITNIELKTGVNQYLGIEEKVWEMIKEYKLEDRVIISSFNHFSVMRMKKIAPQLKYGFLSEDWIIDAGKYTHSHGVQCYHPSYNNLIPEVIDELKKYDLEINTWTVNEEKDMEYLYSKGIDVIITNYPELAKEVKNKN
- a CDS encoding glycerol-3-phosphate responsive antiterminator; this encodes MQNIREILERNPIIPALKNDNYLDEAIKSSSEIVFVIMANILNIKEIVRKLKEAQKIVYVHVDMIDGLSSSNNGVEYLMKEIKPDGIITTKHNIVAFANKNGIKVIQRFFVLDSFSLENTISHIKENKPSAVEILPGLMPKIIKKINASIRIPVITGGLVDEKEDIINALTSGAVGISTTCKNIWEI
- the ugpC gene encoding sn-glycerol-3-phosphate ABC transporter ATP-binding protein UgpC, yielding MARVTLKQVEKQYPNGFKAVHGVNLDIKDGEFMVFVGPSGCAKSTTLRMIAGLEEITGGEIWIGDKLVNDLPPKDRGIAMVFQNYALYPHMTVYENMAFGLKMAKVPKEEIDKRVKEAAEKLEITQLLNRKPKEMSGGQRQRVAVGRAIVRKPDVFLFDEPLSNLDAKLRVSMRVKITQLHKQLKAEGQTATMIYVTHDQVEAMTMGDRICVLNFGKIMQVDTPLNLYNKPANKFVAGFIGSPAMNLVKVTLVSENEKLYVKLSNGELLKLPKGKAEKVKERVGEEFWLGIRPENIGNKLTAPEGVNKNFIEGKINLVEQMGNEEFIYFMIGDVQYTSRIPVEKSTGANFNEKEKFYFDMNKCHLFDIATENNLTL
- a CDS encoding MIP/aquaporin family protein is translated as MTPGAMYLAEFLGTAFLLLLGNGINMTLSLNKSYGKGGGWMVTCFGWGIAVSMAAYLTGWVSGAHLNPALTIALAFGGTLDWGLVPGYIIAQILGGIVGAILAYLTYKNLMDEEPDAGTKLGVFATGPAIDNKPWNVVTEAVGTAILVIGILAIGYGQNMVEPGIKPFLVGMLICVIGMATGGATGFAINPARDLGPRIAHAILPIKGKGDSNWGYAWVPIVGPIIGALIGVGIFNLFSTNCAACL
- the glpK gene encoding glycerol kinase GlpK; protein product: MDKKYIIALDQGTTSSRAIIFDSDQKIVGVAQKEFTQIYPKEGWVEHDPMEIWSSQSGVLAEVIARTGVSQHDIIGIGITNQRETTIVWDKNTGKPVYNAIVWQCRRTAKICDELKKIEGLDEYVKENTGLLIDAYFSGTKIKWILDNVEGAREKAEKGDLLFGTVDTWLIWKLTNGKVHATDYTNASRTMIYNIKKLEWDEKLLNILGIPKSMLPEVKDSSGTFGYANLGGKGGHRVPIAGVAGDQQAALFGQACFKEGDSKNTYGTGCFLLMNTGSKMVRSQNGLVTTIAIGLNGKVEYALEGSIFIGGASVQWLRDELKLVGESRDTEYFARKVKDSAGVYVVPAFVGLGAPYWDMYARGAIVGLTRGANKNHIIRATLESIAYQTRDVLEAMQEDSGIKLASLKVDGGAAANNFLMEFQADILGTAVRRPVTLETTALGAAYLAGLAVGFWETKDEISSQWKLDNEFVPNMSEEERAKKYNGWKKAVKRALAWEEE